One Gloeothece verrucosa PCC 7822 DNA window includes the following coding sequences:
- the ilvC gene encoding ketol-acid reductoisomerase: MGVKSATRPGGHFALQLRVCRSMEEGDSLMARMYYDEDANLDLLANKTVAIIGYGSQGHAHALNLKDSGVNVIVGLYPGSKSAQKATEAGLTVKSVADAAAAADWIMILLPDEVQKSVYKNEIEPHLKEGKVLLFAHGFNIHFGQVIPPSTVDVVMVAPKGPGHLVRRTYTQGEGVPCLFAVFQDASGQARDRAMAYAKGIGGTRAGVLETTFREETETDLFGEQVVLCGGLSALIKAGFETLVEAGYQPELAYFECLHEVKLIVDLVVEGGLAKMRDSISNTAEYGDYTRGPRIVTDQTRQEMRKILKEIQSGQFAREFVLENQSGKPGFIAMRRQEAEHPIEEVGKDLRAMFSWLKKA; encoded by the coding sequence ATGGGTGTAAAGTCAGCAACTAGGCCAGGGGGACATTTTGCGCTACAATTAAGAGTTTGCAGATCAATGGAAGAAGGAGACAGCCTCATGGCTCGAATGTATTACGATGAAGATGCCAATTTAGACTTACTTGCTAATAAAACGGTTGCCATTATCGGCTATGGTTCTCAAGGCCATGCCCATGCCCTTAATCTTAAAGATAGCGGAGTTAATGTTATTGTGGGGCTGTATCCTGGGAGTAAGTCAGCCCAAAAAGCCACTGAAGCCGGCTTAACGGTTAAAAGTGTAGCCGATGCCGCCGCCGCCGCCGACTGGATTATGATTTTGCTGCCAGATGAGGTACAAAAAAGCGTCTATAAAAATGAAATTGAACCCCATTTAAAAGAAGGCAAAGTTCTTTTGTTTGCTCATGGATTTAATATTCATTTTGGACAAGTAATTCCTCCTTCTACGGTAGATGTGGTTATGGTGGCACCAAAAGGTCCAGGACATCTCGTCAGACGTACCTACACCCAAGGCGAAGGAGTCCCCTGTTTATTTGCAGTCTTTCAAGATGCTTCAGGACAAGCCCGCGATCGCGCTATGGCTTATGCTAAAGGGATTGGAGGAACTCGTGCCGGTGTTTTAGAAACGACTTTCCGAGAAGAAACAGAAACTGATTTATTTGGTGAACAAGTAGTCCTCTGTGGCGGTCTAAGTGCTTTAATTAAAGCCGGATTTGAAACCTTAGTCGAAGCCGGATATCAGCCTGAATTGGCTTATTTTGAATGTCTCCACGAAGTTAAACTAATCGTTGATCTGGTGGTAGAAGGCGGATTAGCTAAGATGCGCGATAGCATTTCCAATACGGCAGAATATGGAGACTATACTAGAGGTCCTCGTATTGTTACGGATCAAACCCGGCAAGAAATGCGGAAAATCCTTAAAGAAATTCAATCCGGTCAATTTGCTCGGGAATTTGTCTTAGAAAACCAGTCAGGAAAACCCGGATTTATCGCCATGCGTCGTCAAGAAGCTGAACATCCTATTGAAGAAGTCGGTAAAGATTTACGAGCTATGTTTAGTTGGCTAAAAAAGGCTTAA
- the aspS gene encoding aspartate--tRNA ligase, with protein sequence MRTHYCGELRASDIDKTVTLFGWVDRYRDHGGVIFADLRDRTGVVQIVSDSQRTPESYQAAATLRNEYVIKVEGRVSKRPPESLNPKIPTGEVEIYADSIEILNGVNKQLPFVVSSEEAELVREEVRLKYRYLDLRRERMMNNLKLRHQVVKAMRRYLEDQQNFIEVETPILTRSTPEGARDYLVPSRANPGKWYALPQSPQLFKQLLMVSGVDRYYQIARCFRDEDLRADRQPEFTQLDMEMSFMSLDEILELNEGLIAHIFKSTKNIDIPLPLPRLTYTDAMGKYGTDRPDTRFGLELVDVSEIVKDCAFKVFSGAVSSGGVVKILPIPEAANVISNVQIKPGGELFKEAAEAGAKGIAYIRIKEGNELDTIAAIKDNLSEEQKQQLIEKTGAKPGYLLLFGAGDVDTVNKSLARLRLVVGEKLGLIDKNKINLLWVTDFPMFEWNAEEKRLEALHHPFTAPKPEDLHDLSHARALAYDMVFNGIEIGGGSLRIYQRDIQEKVFATIGLSMEEAYSKFGFLLEAFEYGTPPHGGIAYGLDRLVMLLAGEESIRDVIAFPKTQQASCLLTEAPSTVEPKQLKELHIASTFKPKS encoded by the coding sequence ATGAGAACTCATTATTGTGGCGAATTAAGAGCAAGTGATATAGACAAAACCGTGACCCTGTTCGGGTGGGTAGATCGTTATCGGGATCATGGGGGGGTCATCTTTGCCGATCTACGCGATCGCACGGGAGTGGTGCAAATTGTCAGTGATTCGCAACGGACACCTGAGTCTTATCAAGCCGCCGCAACTCTACGCAACGAATATGTGATTAAAGTAGAAGGGAGAGTGAGCAAACGTCCTCCAGAATCGCTCAATCCTAAAATTCCTACTGGTGAAGTCGAAATTTATGCCGATAGCATTGAAATTCTTAATGGAGTTAATAAACAACTTCCTTTTGTAGTGTCCAGTGAAGAGGCCGAATTAGTCCGCGAAGAAGTCCGCCTAAAATATCGCTATTTAGACTTGAGACGTGAACGCATGATGAACAATCTCAAATTGCGTCACCAAGTGGTTAAGGCGATGCGGCGTTATTTAGAAGATCAACAAAATTTTATTGAGGTAGAGACTCCTATTTTAACCCGTTCCACCCCTGAAGGAGCCAGAGACTATTTAGTTCCCTCTCGGGCTAACCCCGGCAAATGGTATGCTTTACCTCAGTCTCCCCAATTATTTAAGCAGTTGTTGATGGTATCGGGAGTAGATAGATATTATCAAATCGCGCGGTGTTTTCGAGATGAAGATTTAAGGGCCGATAGACAACCCGAATTTACTCAATTAGATATGGAAATGAGTTTTATGTCTCTTGATGAGATTTTAGAACTCAATGAGGGGTTAATTGCTCATATTTTCAAAAGCACTAAAAATATAGATATTCCTCTGCCTTTACCCCGTCTTACATATACTGATGCTATGGGAAAATACGGGACAGATCGCCCGGATACTCGCTTTGGATTAGAGTTAGTTGACGTTTCCGAAATTGTCAAAGATTGTGCGTTTAAAGTTTTTTCTGGGGCGGTGAGTAGTGGCGGCGTGGTAAAAATTTTACCGATTCCTGAAGCGGCTAACGTTATTTCTAATGTACAGATTAAACCCGGTGGAGAGTTATTTAAAGAAGCCGCCGAAGCCGGAGCAAAAGGAATTGCTTATATTCGCATTAAAGAAGGCAATGAATTAGATACCATTGCGGCCATTAAAGATAATCTGAGTGAGGAGCAAAAACAGCAATTAATCGAAAAAACAGGAGCTAAACCCGGTTATTTATTGCTGTTTGGGGCTGGAGATGTAGACACAGTTAATAAATCTTTAGCTCGGTTACGGTTAGTGGTTGGGGAAAAATTAGGGTTAATTGATAAAAACAAAATTAACCTACTGTGGGTCACAGATTTCCCGATGTTTGAATGGAATGCCGAGGAGAAGCGTTTAGAAGCGTTACACCATCCATTTACCGCGCCTAAACCCGAAGATTTACATGATTTATCTCATGCTAGAGCTTTGGCTTATGATATGGTTTTTAATGGGATAGAAATCGGTGGGGGCAGTCTGCGGATTTATCAGCGAGACATTCAAGAAAAAGTGTTTGCCACCATTGGATTATCGATGGAAGAAGCTTACAGTAAATTTGGCTTTCTTCTAGAAGCATTTGAGTATGGAACGCCGCCTCATGGGGGTATTGCTTACGGGTTAGATAGATTAGTCATGCTGTTAGCCGGTGAAGAATCTATTAGAGATGTGATTGCTTTTCCGAAGACTCAACAAGCCAGTTGTTTACTCACAGAAGCCCCTTCTACAGTTGAACCTAAGCAATTGAAAGAATTGCACATTGCTTCGACTTTTAAACCTAAATCATAA
- a CDS encoding SH3 domain-containing protein, which translates to MKLLKKLTVNHDSRSLIAAKTLSVVGALALSVVLISLPTLARGISTLRGSGRINVRTQPTINSPAPQYGLAGDQVKVLECVQDRDKKGSDLNWCKVQFVRSKAVGWIRSDFIIFADGGE; encoded by the coding sequence ATGAAACTGCTAAAAAAATTAACTGTAAACCATGACTCGCGCTCCCTAATAGCAGCAAAAACCCTGTCTGTGGTTGGGGCGCTTGCATTATCTGTTGTCTTAATCTCATTGCCAACCCTAGCTAGAGGAATTTCTACCTTAAGGGGGAGCGGACGTATTAATGTACGTACCCAACCAACCATTAATTCTCCTGCGCCTCAGTATGGACTAGCAGGCGATCAAGTCAAGGTTCTTGAATGTGTACAGGATCGAGACAAAAAAGGCAGCGATCTTAACTGGTGTAAAGTCCAGTTTGTTCGCTCAAAAGCCGTCGGTTGGATTCGCAGCGATTTCATTATCTTTGCTGATGGCGGGGAATAG
- a CDS encoding TerB family tellurite resistance protein: MDSKQNLNQPRIKQLMKIVIGAAWIDGVIQPSEREYLHRMAEENALANDPEIQKYLSELKPIKPAECYVWLEEYLGENPTEEDYLKLLESLSGLIYSDGEVQTQEALLLDKLQLLDPANKESSNKTFDKLLQVIQKLYRKAVSQKV, from the coding sequence ATGGACAGCAAACAAAACTTAAATCAACCAAGAATTAAACAATTAATGAAGATTGTTATCGGTGCGGCTTGGATCGATGGTGTGATTCAACCTTCTGAACGAGAATATTTACATCGAATGGCCGAAGAAAATGCTCTCGCTAATGACCCAGAAATCCAAAAGTATTTATCGGAATTGAAACCGATTAAGCCGGCTGAATGTTATGTTTGGTTAGAGGAATATTTAGGGGAAAATCCTACTGAAGAAGATTATTTAAAGTTATTAGAATCTCTCAGTGGGTTAATTTATAGCGATGGAGAGGTGCAAACTCAAGAAGCCTTGTTATTAGATAAATTGCAACTCCTCGATCCGGCTAATAAAGAATCTTCTAACAAGACTTTTGATAAACTGTTGCAGGTTATTCAAAAGTTATACCGTAAGGCAGTTAGTCAAAAGGTTTAA
- a CDS encoding class I SAM-dependent methyltransferase, with protein MIESTLIKTITERIHQSPLHRISFSEYMQLVLYHPQFGYYSSEKAKIGKSGDYFTSSSLGPDFGELLAKQFIEMWEILGQPSHFILLEMGAGLGLLASDILNYFRKTAPDLLEKLEYQIIEQSLDLIARQKEQLQSELAQGIKIEWKTWQDIADESIIGCAFSNELVDAFPVHRLAIQGGELKEIYVTYSDNQFQEIIDKPTQDFNQYFQLVGVELPSDAYREGYQTEVNTAALSWLETLSKKLKRGYLLTIDYGYPAHKYYHPQRYRGTLNCYYKHHHHHDPYINIGLQDITTHIDFTALERQGELCGLEKLGSTKQGMFLMSLGLGDRLAELSSGQYNFGEVIQRRDALHQLIDPSGLGGFGVLIQCKGLTPSEKQLSLKGLQY; from the coding sequence ATGATTGAATCAACGCTGATTAAGACTATTACTGAACGAATTCATCAATCTCCTCTACATAGAATCAGTTTTTCTGAGTATATGCAGCTAGTGCTTTATCATCCTCAATTCGGTTATTATTCCTCGGAAAAAGCGAAAATCGGCAAGTCAGGAGATTATTTTACCTCCTCTTCATTAGGCCCTGATTTTGGGGAATTATTAGCTAAACAATTTATAGAAATGTGGGAAATTTTAGGGCAGCCCTCTCATTTTATTTTGCTGGAAATGGGAGCCGGGTTAGGATTATTGGCATCAGACATTTTAAATTATTTTAGAAAAACTGCTCCTGATTTATTAGAAAAATTAGAATATCAAATAATAGAACAAAGCCTAGACTTGATAGCAAGACAAAAAGAACAGTTACAATCAGAACTTGCTCAAGGCATTAAAATCGAGTGGAAAACTTGGCAAGACATAGCAGATGAATCTATTATTGGCTGTGCCTTTAGTAATGAATTAGTAGATGCTTTCCCCGTTCATCGACTAGCCATACAAGGAGGAGAGTTAAAAGAAATTTATGTAACTTACTCTGATAATCAATTTCAAGAGATAATCGACAAACCCACACAAGACTTCAATCAATATTTTCAGTTAGTGGGAGTAGAACTACCTTCTGATGCTTATCGCGAAGGATATCAGACCGAAGTCAATACAGCCGCCTTATCTTGGTTAGAAACCCTATCTAAAAAGCTAAAACGAGGGTACTTATTAACCATTGACTATGGGTATCCCGCCCATAAATACTACCATCCCCAACGCTATCGCGGCACATTAAACTGTTACTATAAACATCATCATCACCACGACCCTTATATCAATATTGGACTTCAAGATATAACCACTCACATAGATTTTACCGCCCTAGAACGTCAAGGCGAATTATGTGGATTAGAAAAATTAGGTAGCACAAAACAAGGAATGTTTTTAATGTCCTTGGGATTAGGAGATCGCCTTGCTGAACTTTCCAGTGGCCAGTATAATTTTGGGGAAGTGATTCAACGCCGAGACGCTTTACATCAGTTGATCGATCCAAGCGGTTTAGGCGGCTTTGGGGTATTAATACAATGTAAAGGATTAACCCCATCAGAAAAACAGTTATCTCTCAAAGGATTACAATATTAA
- a CDS encoding 16S rRNA (cytosine(967)-C(5))-methyltransferase has protein sequence MKLETDPRQLAVTILRDIYRKDAYTDIALDQGLKQAQLKSLDRGLVTELVYGIVRRVRTLDQLITQLGKKTATQQPPDLRIILQIGLYQLRYLDQIPVSAAVNTSVELAKKNQLGKLSGVVNGILRQYDRIQAQGKDPLELPSDRINRLGVLHSFPNWIVQQWLEEWGEGETEKLCEWFNQPAMIDIRVNLLKTTVEEVELGFSKAGVKVLPVPHLPQALRLIGGSRSISQLPGFEEGWWTVQDSSAQLVTHLLDPQPEEIIIDACAAPGGKTTHIAELMQDRGTIWACDRVASRLRKVQQNAQRLQLNSIKICSGDSRQLTQFRETADRVLIDAPCSGLGTLHKRPDIRWRQTPEKIEELSVLQRELLEEAASWIKPKGVLVYATCTLNPLENEKLIEAFLHHHPNWQIQPPLSSSPAAAFATTPGWIKVLPHLHLMDGFFMVKLVKGF, from the coding sequence ATGAAATTAGAAACCGATCCTCGACAATTAGCGGTAACAATTCTTCGAGACATTTATCGAAAAGACGCTTATACTGATATCGCCTTAGATCAGGGACTCAAGCAAGCACAACTAAAAAGTTTAGATCGCGGCTTAGTCACAGAATTAGTTTATGGCATTGTACGCCGAGTGCGAACACTAGACCAATTAATCACACAACTCGGTAAAAAAACAGCCACTCAGCAACCCCCGGACCTACGCATCATTCTGCAAATAGGATTATATCAACTGCGTTATTTAGATCAAATTCCGGTTTCTGCCGCCGTGAATACCAGCGTAGAACTCGCCAAGAAAAATCAACTCGGAAAACTGTCCGGAGTCGTCAATGGAATATTAAGACAGTATGACCGTATCCAAGCACAAGGGAAAGATCCTTTAGAATTACCCAGTGATAGGATTAATCGTTTAGGAGTCTTACATAGTTTTCCCAATTGGATCGTCCAACAGTGGTTAGAAGAATGGGGAGAAGGCGAAACCGAAAAACTCTGCGAATGGTTTAACCAACCCGCTATGATCGATATCAGGGTAAACCTTTTAAAAACCACCGTTGAGGAGGTCGAGTTGGGTTTTTCCAAGGCAGGGGTAAAAGTTTTACCTGTCCCTCACCTCCCCCAAGCATTAAGATTAATAGGGGGAAGCCGATCAATTTCTCAATTACCTGGGTTTGAGGAGGGGTGGTGGACAGTACAAGATAGTAGCGCCCAATTAGTGACTCATCTATTAGATCCACAACCTGAAGAAATTATTATTGATGCTTGTGCCGCCCCTGGAGGAAAAACCACTCACATCGCTGAACTGATGCAGGATCGAGGAACAATTTGGGCTTGTGATCGCGTAGCTTCTCGACTTCGGAAAGTACAACAAAATGCCCAACGTCTCCAACTAAACTCTATTAAGATCTGTAGCGGTGACAGTCGTCAATTAACTCAATTTCGAGAAACGGCTGATCGCGTACTCATAGACGCGCCTTGTTCAGGACTAGGAACCCTGCACAAACGGCCTGATATTCGTTGGCGACAAACACCCGAAAAGATCGAGGAACTTTCTGTTTTACAGAGAGAACTCCTAGAAGAAGCGGCTAGTTGGATCAAACCGAAAGGGGTATTAGTTTATGCCACTTGTACCCTGAACCCATTAGAAAATGAAAAACTCATAGAAGCCTTTCTCCATCATCATCCGAATTGGCAAATACAGCCGCCTCTTTCCTCTTCTCCTGCTGCCGCTTTTGCGACAACACCCGGGTGGATCAAGGTTTTACCTCATCTGCATCTTATGGACGGTTTTTTTATGGTGAAGTTAGTCAAAGGATTTTAA
- a CDS encoding 3'-5' exonuclease has translation MSNLNQYDYYLVLDLEATCCELLRSTEGERGTIKRHEMEIIEIGAVMVEKQDLTIVAEFQTFIKPVRYPILTNFCKSLTSITQTQVDQAPSYPEAAILLKKWLSNYSNAVFGSWGDYDRHQFLQDSKFHQVPFPIAYPHVNLKQLFSERQGLPKRYGMKEALELAGLTLSGTHHRGIDDARNIAKLLPYILGRKQLNPL, from the coding sequence ATGAGCAATTTAAACCAATACGATTATTATTTAGTGCTTGATTTAGAGGCTACTTGTTGTGAACTGCTCCGCAGCACCGAAGGTGAACGGGGAACGATCAAGCGGCACGAGATGGAAATTATTGAAATAGGTGCTGTTATGGTGGAAAAACAGGATTTAACGATTGTTGCTGAATTTCAAACTTTTATTAAACCTGTTCGTTATCCTATCCTGACTAATTTTTGTAAGTCCTTAACTTCTATTACTCAAACGCAAGTGGATCAGGCTCCCTCTTATCCCGAAGCCGCTATTCTTCTCAAAAAATGGCTATCTAATTATTCTAATGCTGTGTTTGGGTCTTGGGGAGATTATGATCGCCATCAATTTCTACAGGATAGTAAGTTTCATCAGGTTCCTTTTCCTATTGCTTATCCTCACGTTAATTTAAAGCAGTTATTTAGTGAGCGGCAAGGTTTACCGAAACGTTATGGTATGAAAGAAGCTCTAGAACTTGCCGGTTTGACGCTTTCTGGTACTCATCATCGGGGGATTGATGATGCTAGAAATATTGCCAAGCTATTGCCTTATATTTTGGGGAGAAAACAGTTAAATCCTCTGTAG
- the ctpA gene encoding carboxyl-terminal processing protease CtpA produces MRRRSVVVTLLVSLCLIVSLMGWTPAANAAGFSQEQKILLQSWRLVNQAYIDDSFNQQNWWQIRQDFLKRPLKTREDTYKAIDEMLATLDEPFTRLLRPQQYHNLQMSTAGELSGVGLQININPDTGKLEVVAPLVGSPAEDAGIAPRDRILFIDGVDTATLTLDEAAAKMRGPKGTKVSLTILPNGQQESQQRTVDLIRDRISLSSVYASLDQHGSIPIGYIRLTQFSANAAKEVSQAIKELEKQGAQAYIFDLRNNPGGLLQAGIEIARLWLDKGTIVYTVNRQGAFDSFAASGMSLTEDPLIVLVNEGTASASEILAGALQDNGRALLLGEKTFGKGLIQSLFELPDGAGLAITVAKYETPAHKDIHKAGIVPDQLIHEDPITYQQIGTEKDLQYQEALKLLTDNPVLADAG; encoded by the coding sequence ATGAGAAGACGTTCTGTAGTGGTCACTCTTTTAGTGAGTTTATGTTTAATTGTTTCGTTGATGGGCTGGACTCCTGCGGCTAATGCGGCAGGTTTTTCACAAGAACAAAAGATTTTATTACAATCCTGGCGACTGGTTAACCAAGCTTATATAGATGATTCGTTTAATCAGCAAAATTGGTGGCAAATTCGACAAGATTTTTTAAAACGACCCCTTAAAACCCGAGAAGATACTTATAAGGCTATTGATGAAATGTTGGCTACTTTGGATGAGCCTTTTACTCGTCTTTTGCGTCCCCAACAATATCACAATCTACAAATGAGTACCGCCGGCGAATTATCAGGAGTGGGACTGCAAATTAATATTAACCCAGACACCGGCAAGTTAGAAGTGGTTGCTCCTCTAGTGGGTTCTCCGGCTGAAGATGCTGGCATCGCTCCCCGAGATCGAATTCTGTTTATTGATGGGGTGGATACTGCTACTCTGACGCTAGATGAAGCGGCGGCTAAAATGCGAGGCCCAAAAGGCACTAAGGTTTCTTTAACGATTTTGCCGAATGGTCAACAAGAGTCTCAACAACGGACTGTAGATCTGATTCGGGACCGCATCTCTCTGAGTTCAGTTTATGCCAGTTTAGATCAGCATGGTTCAATTCCCATTGGTTACATCCGCTTGACTCAATTTAGTGCTAATGCGGCTAAAGAAGTGTCTCAAGCGATTAAAGAATTAGAAAAACAGGGGGCCCAAGCTTATATTTTTGATTTGCGAAATAATCCCGGTGGACTCCTGCAAGCCGGCATTGAAATTGCCCGTTTATGGTTAGATAAAGGAACCATTGTTTATACGGTTAACCGTCAAGGCGCGTTTGATAGTTTTGCGGCTTCGGGAATGTCTTTGACAGAAGATCCTTTAATTGTTTTGGTTAATGAGGGAACGGCCAGCGCCAGTGAAATTTTAGCCGGGGCGCTTCAAGATAATGGTCGCGCCCTTTTGCTTGGTGAGAAAACTTTTGGAAAGGGTTTAATTCAATCTTTGTTTGAGTTACCCGATGGGGCGGGTTTAGCCATTACTGTTGCTAAGTATGAAACACCGGCTCATAAGGATATTCATAAAGCGGGTATTGTTCCCGATCAACTGATTCACGAAGATCCTATTACTTATCAACAAATTGGCACAGAAAAAGACCTTCAATATCAGGAGGCTTTGAAACTTTTGACCGACAATCCGGTTTTGGCTGATGCCGGTTAA
- a CDS encoding YdcF family protein has protein sequence MFLFLSKLLPLFLYPVGLTCVLLVISLILWWKRPAWVPFPITLALIIILVAGNEWVSNGLIQSLEWQNIPQNIPNAEAIIVLGGATKSASFPRPMVDLNEQGDRVVYAAKLYQDHKAPLIIASGGRIKWGGQQVTDKLSGVGNSFRTQQQPESADIATLLTLMGVPPSAILQDSTSLNTYENVVNVKKILNEKGIKRVLLVTSALHMPRSLLIFKKQGIDVIPAPTDFLVSQPELEQSDLSVETIMLNLIPDAGRLEGTTKALKEYIGMVIYRLKGWL, from the coding sequence ATGTTTTTGTTTCTTTCTAAATTACTGCCGTTATTTTTGTATCCCGTTGGATTAACTTGTGTCTTGCTAGTGATAAGTTTAATCTTATGGTGGAAACGTCCTGCTTGGGTTCCTTTTCCAATAACATTAGCGCTCATTATTATTTTAGTCGCTGGTAATGAATGGGTCAGTAATGGATTAATTCAGTCTTTGGAATGGCAAAATATCCCCCAAAATATCCCCAATGCAGAAGCAATTATTGTACTCGGTGGTGCGACAAAATCAGCCTCTTTTCCTCGTCCAATGGTAGATTTAAATGAACAAGGGGATCGCGTTGTCTATGCGGCTAAACTTTATCAAGACCACAAAGCGCCTTTAATTATTGCTTCTGGAGGTCGAATTAAATGGGGTGGCCAACAAGTTACCGACAAATTGAGTGGGGTGGGGAACTCGTTCCGCACTCAGCAACAACCCGAGTCCGCAGATATAGCCACACTATTGACTCTGATGGGTGTACCGCCTAGCGCAATTCTTCAAGATTCTACATCCCTTAATACCTATGAAAATGTGGTTAATGTAAAGAAAATTTTAAATGAAAAAGGTATTAAGCGAGTGTTATTAGTGACTTCGGCCCTTCATATGCCGCGTTCTCTTTTGATTTTCAAAAAACAAGGTATAGATGTCATTCCTGCCCCCACTGATTTTTTAGTGAGTCAACCCGAGTTAGAACAGAGTGATCTCAGTGTAGAAACTATAATGCTTAATTTAATCCCTGATGCTGGCCGCCTAGAAGGAACTACTAAAGCTTTAAAAGAGTATATAGGAATGGTTATTTATAGATTAAAAGGTTGGTTATAA
- a CDS encoding GNAT family N-acetyltransferase — MIRPITPDDKTALIILAEKVGLFGPNELKVLDEMLTGYFGDNSDSDHFWLIDDEEEPVGVAYCQSERMTVGTWNLLLIAIRPDRQRQGRGAALIQYVEQMLTARSERLLLVETSGLESFEGTRAFYRKCGFSEEARIRDFYSSGEDKIIYRKMLREA; from the coding sequence ATGATTCGACCGATCACACCCGATGATAAGACCGCGCTGATAATACTAGCCGAAAAAGTCGGACTGTTCGGGCCCAATGAGCTTAAGGTACTTGACGAAATGCTAACCGGCTACTTCGGCGACAACAGCGATAGCGACCACTTTTGGCTCATCGACGATGAGGAGGAGCCGGTGGGGGTTGCATATTGCCAAAGCGAACGTATGACGGTTGGGACATGGAACCTGTTGTTAATCGCCATCCGACCCGACCGTCAGAGGCAAGGACGCGGTGCGGCACTGATACAATATGTTGAGCAAATGTTGACGGCGCGTAGCGAGCGCTTGCTTCTGGTGGAAACGTCTGGTCTGGAGAGTTTCGAGGGTACGCGGGCGTTCTACCGTAAGTGTGGTTTTAGTGAGGAGGCCCGAATCCGCGACTTTTATTCTTCGGGCGAGGATAAAATTATTTACCGCAAAATGCTAAGAGAAGCGTAG
- a CDS encoding RNA-guided endonuclease InsQ/TnpB family protein, whose product MFVLEFKVEAKKQQYQAIDDAIRTSQFIRNKCLRYWMDNKGVNKYDLSAYCKILAHDFKFASELNSQARQASAEKAWSSISRFFDNCKKKIPGKKGYPRFKKFSRSVEYKTTGWKLITPKTISFSDKKGIGTLSLKGTWDLAYFKDSDIKRVRLIRRADGYYCQFVLSCEVTEDIKPSGKCIGLDVGLASFYTDQQGSKVDNPIFLRKSEKRLKRLQRRLSKKVKGSSNRQKARQRLAKVHLKVSRQRKDFAVKLARCVVHSNDVIAYEDLRIKNLVKNHCLAKSINDAAWYQFREWIEYFGSKFSKITVAVPPQYTSQNCSNCGETVKKSLSTRTHVCSCGACLDRDENAALNILKLGLSTVGHTGSKASESEILSALATANGGEDTSTLIGVILSKQVSSVNQESSTMRGRGVSKELKLGDSQLIKISYDSTDHTR is encoded by the coding sequence ATGTTTGTTTTAGAATTCAAGGTCGAAGCTAAAAAACAACAATATCAAGCGATAGATGATGCTATTCGCACTTCTCAATTTATTCGTAATAAATGCTTAAGGTATTGGATGGATAATAAAGGAGTGAACAAGTATGATTTGTCAGCGTATTGTAAAATTTTAGCTCATGACTTTAAATTCGCTTCTGAATTAAATTCTCAAGCAAGGCAAGCAAGCGCCGAAAAAGCCTGGTCATCAATATCACGATTCTTTGATAACTGTAAAAAAAAGATACCAGGAAAGAAAGGTTATCCTCGCTTTAAAAAGTTTTCTCGTTCAGTTGAGTATAAAACAACAGGATGGAAACTTATTACACCTAAGACTATTAGCTTCAGTGACAAGAAAGGCATTGGAACACTCTCTTTAAAAGGGACTTGGGACTTAGCTTATTTCAAAGATTCTGATATTAAACGAGTTAGACTTATTAGACGTGCCGATGGCTATTACTGTCAGTTCGTTCTTTCTTGTGAGGTTACTGAAGATATTAAACCATCTGGTAAATGTATTGGCTTAGATGTAGGATTAGCTTCTTTCTACACCGACCAACAGGGTTCGAAAGTTGATAACCCTATATTTTTAAGGAAGTCTGAAAAGCGGTTAAAAAGGCTGCAAAGAAGATTATCGAAGAAGGTCAAAGGGTCTTCTAATAGACAAAAAGCCAGACAGAGATTAGCCAAAGTTCATCTTAAAGTAAGTAGGCAGCGTAAAGACTTTGCTGTAAAGTTAGCCAGGTGCGTAGTTCACTCTAACGATGTGATTGCTTATGAGGATTTAAGAATAAAAAACTTGGTTAAAAATCACTGTTTAGCTAAGAGTATTAACGATGCTGCGTGGTATCAATTTAGAGAATGGATAGAGTATTTTGGGAGCAAGTTTAGTAAAATAACTGTTGCTGTGCCACCTCAATACACAAGTCAGAATTGCTCTAATTGTGGTGAAACTGTTAAGAAGTCTCTATCAACAAGGACTCATGTTTGCTCATGCGGTGCTTGTTTAGATAGAGATGAAAATGCAGCACTTAATATTTTAAAACTCGGATTAAGTACCGTAGGGCATACGGGATCTAAAGCTTCTGAAAGTGAAATTCTTTCAGCGTTAGCTACAGCTAATGGGGGAGAAGATACCTCTACTTTGATAGGAGTAATTTTATCTAAGCAAGTATCCTCTGTGAACCAAGAATCCTCGACCATGCGCGGGCGAGGAGTGTCAAAAGAGTTAAAATTGGGCGACTCACAATTGATAAAGATAAGTTATGATTCGACCGATCACACCCGATGA